A window from Jannaschia sp. S6380 encodes these proteins:
- a CDS encoding SDR family oxidoreductase, translating into MDMQLKDARVIVTAGADGIGLEIVRAFLAEGARVAICDVDADALDAVACELPNLRAEVCDVADTDAVEGFVARAIHHLGGLDALVNNAGVAGPTAGVEDVDPADWARTLDVCLTGQFNCTRAAVTTLRASDNASITNMSSAAGRLGFARRTPYAAAKWGVIGFTKSLALELGPDGIRANAILPGLVAGDRQRRVMEARAQAQGRGFADVEADAFAHASIKDYVTARQLADQVLFLASPRGCTISGQAIAVDGDLGMLG; encoded by the coding sequence ATGGACATGCAACTGAAAGATGCCCGCGTGATCGTGACGGCGGGCGCGGACGGCATCGGGCTGGAGATCGTGCGCGCGTTCCTGGCGGAGGGCGCGCGGGTGGCGATCTGCGACGTGGATGCCGACGCGCTCGACGCCGTGGCGTGCGAGCTGCCCAACCTGCGGGCGGAGGTCTGCGACGTCGCCGATACCGACGCCGTCGAGGGCTTCGTCGCCCGCGCCATCCACCATCTGGGCGGTCTGGACGCGCTCGTGAACAATGCCGGGGTCGCCGGACCCACGGCGGGGGTCGAGGATGTCGATCCGGCCGATTGGGCGCGCACGCTGGATGTCTGCCTGACCGGGCAGTTCAACTGCACCCGCGCGGCGGTGACGACCCTGCGGGCCAGCGACAACGCCTCGATCACCAACATGTCCTCGGCGGCCGGGCGGCTCGGCTTCGCGCGGCGGACGCCTTATGCCGCGGCAAAATGGGGCGTGATCGGGTTCACCAAGTCGCTTGCGCTGGAGCTGGGGCCGGACGGGATCCGGGCCAACGCGATCCTGCCGGGCCTCGTCGCGGGCGACCGGCAGCGCCGGGTGATGGAGGCGCGGGCCCAAGCGCAGGGACGCGGCTTCGCCGACGTGGAGGCGGACGCCTTCGCGCATGCCTCGATCAAGGACTACGTCACGGCGCGGCAGCTGGCCGATCAGGTGCTGTTCCTGGCGTCCCCGCGCGGGTGCACGATCAGCGGTCAGGCCATCGCGGTGGACGGGGATCTGGGAATGCTGGGCTAG
- a CDS encoding 3-keto-5-aminohexanoate cleavage protein produces the protein MPRKVMITCAVTGAIHTPSMSPHLPVTPDQIADAAIGAAEAGAALVHIHARDPETGKPDQSPDAFAPILDRIRQGCDAVVNITTGGAPTMLVEERMQPALHFAPEVASLNMGSMNFGLYPMLTRYDTFRHDWERPYLEGSDDRIFRNTFADIEHILRACAENGTRFEVECYDIGHLYTLAHFADRGLIAPPFFVQSVFGLLGGIGAHPEDVAHMRRTADRLFGDDYEWSVLGAGRNQMTIAAQSIALGGHVRVGLEDSLWLGPGKLAESNAQQVAHVRALIEGLGHAAATPDDARAMLRLKGAEATDFGRMDPAPRPR, from the coding sequence ATGCCCCGCAAGGTCATGATCACCTGCGCCGTCACAGGCGCGATCCACACGCCCAGCATGTCGCCGCACCTGCCGGTGACGCCGGACCAGATCGCCGACGCGGCCATCGGCGCGGCCGAGGCGGGCGCGGCGCTCGTCCACATCCACGCGCGCGACCCCGAGACCGGCAAGCCCGACCAGTCGCCCGACGCCTTCGCCCCGATCCTCGACCGGATCCGGCAGGGTTGCGACGCGGTGGTCAACATCACCACCGGCGGCGCGCCCACGATGCTGGTCGAGGAGCGGATGCAGCCCGCCCTGCATTTCGCGCCCGAGGTCGCGTCGCTGAACATGGGGTCGATGAATTTCGGCCTCTACCCGATGCTGACGCGCTACGACACGTTCCGGCACGATTGGGAACGGCCCTATCTGGAAGGCTCCGACGACCGCATCTTCCGCAACACCTTCGCCGATATCGAACACATCCTGCGCGCCTGCGCCGAGAACGGCACCCGGTTCGAGGTCGAGTGCTACGATATCGGCCATCTCTACACGCTGGCGCATTTCGCCGATCGCGGCCTGATCGCGCCGCCATTCTTCGTGCAATCCGTGTTCGGCCTTCTGGGCGGGATCGGCGCCCACCCCGAGGACGTGGCCCATATGCGCCGCACCGCCGACCGCCTGTTCGGGGACGATTACGAATGGTCGGTGCTGGGCGCCGGGCGCAACCAGATGACGATCGCCGCGCAATCCATAGCACTCGGCGGGCATGTGCGCGTCGGGCTGGAGGACAGCCTCTGGCTCGGCCCCGGCAAGCTGGCCGAAAGCAACGCGCAGCAGGTCGCCCATGTCCGCGCCCTGATCGAGGGGCTGGGCCACGCCGCCGCCACGCCTGACGACGCGCGTGCGATGTTGCGGCTGAAGGGGGCGGAGGCGACGGACTTCGGACGGATGGACCCCGCGCCCCGGCCGCGCTAG
- a CDS encoding NYN domain-containing protein, which yields MPQRDRPLLAVLIDADNIPAKYAEAILKEITGLGEPALRRVYGDWSGGHLRNWADKVLELGLVAHQETANTKGKNASDIGLVIDAMDILHSGRFDGFVLVSSDSDFTRLASRIREEGLEVVGIGEGKAPESLRNVCNRFIMIENLTDDVPTARKDGPTKRKPMDALPLILRAMERMDQDDDWYAMGALGSQIMAEVPDFDTRTYGKRKLSDLVGEIKRLETRMEGTQLMVRRRD from the coding sequence ATGCCGCAACGCGATCGCCCCCTCCTCGCCGTCCTGATCGACGCCGACAACATCCCCGCCAAGTATGCCGAGGCCATCCTCAAGGAAATCACCGGCCTGGGCGAGCCCGCGCTGCGCCGGGTCTATGGCGACTGGTCCGGCGGGCATCTGCGGAACTGGGCCGACAAGGTGCTGGAGCTGGGCCTCGTCGCGCATCAGGAGACGGCGAACACCAAGGGCAAGAACGCCAGCGACATCGGCCTGGTGATCGACGCGATGGACATCCTGCATTCGGGTCGGTTCGACGGGTTCGTGCTGGTGTCGTCCGACAGCGACTTCACCCGTCTCGCCAGCCGCATCCGCGAGGAGGGGCTGGAGGTCGTCGGCATCGGCGAGGGCAAGGCGCCCGAAAGCCTGCGCAACGTCTGCAACCGGTTCATCATGATCGAGAACCTGACCGACGACGTCCCGACCGCCCGCAAGGACGGCCCGACCAAGCGCAAGCCGATGGACGCGCTGCCGCTGATCCTGCGCGCGATGGAGCGGATGGACCAGGATGACGACTGGTACGCCATGGGCGCGCTCGGCAGCCAGATCATGGCCGAAGTGCCCGATTTCGATACGCGCACCTACGGTAAGCGCAAACTCTCGGACCTGGTGGGCGAGATCAAGCGGCTGGAGACGCGGATGGAAGGCACGCAGCTGATGGTGCGCCGCCGTGACTGA
- a CDS encoding MarR family transcriptional regulator produces the protein MSDDADKLAVALFSEMLTADQLVRARLSRALPKGMALSHFIVLNYLAQHREERSPAELARIFHLTRGAMTNTLARLEWAGHVHVRPDWDDARRKRVAISRAGLAARESALAAILPIMSEAVREIGEARTRAAIPVLRVMRQTFGTREDET, from the coding sequence ATGAGCGACGACGCCGACAAGCTCGCCGTCGCGCTCTTCTCCGAGATGCTGACCGCCGATCAGCTCGTCCGGGCCCGTCTCAGCCGCGCCCTCCCGAAAGGGATGGCGCTGTCGCATTTCATCGTCCTCAACTATCTCGCCCAACACCGCGAGGAGCGGAGCCCGGCCGAGTTGGCCCGCATCTTCCACCTGACGCGGGGGGCGATGACGAACACGCTGGCGCGCCTGGAATGGGCGGGACACGTCCACGTGCGCCCCGACTGGGACGATGCGCGGCGCAAGCGCGTCGCCATCAGCCGCGCGGGCTTGGCCGCACGCGAATCCGCGCTGGCCGCGATCTTGCCCATCATGTCCGAAGCCGTCCGCGAGATCGGCGAGGCTCGGACGCGTGCCGCGATCCCCGTCCTGCGGGTCATGCGCCAGACCTTCGGCACCCGCGAGGACGAGACCTAG